A window of Tatumella citrea genomic DNA:
GTCGATGCTGGATGATATGGACAGCCTGTTTCAGATGGAGCCTGCCACCCTCAGTGGCAAACTGCGGGTTGATATGTCAGTAGCGATGGCGACCGGATTTATTCTGCCGAGGTTGCCAGAATTCCTGCAGCAATATCCGGGAGTGGAGATCGAACTCAGCAGCAGTGATCGTCAGGTTGATATTGTCGGTGAAGGATTCGACTGTGTTATCAGAGCCGGAGAACTCAAAGATTCCGGCATGATAGTCCGGCCACTTGGCGTTCATCAGATGATTAACTGTGCCAGTCCGGGTTATCTGGCGCGTTTTGGTATACCTGTGCAGTCAGAGGAGCTTTCGCAGCATGCGATGGTGCACTATAGCCAGCATCTGGGACAGCCTTCCCCGGGATTTGAATATTTTGATGGTAAACAGAATCACTATTACCCGGTGGGAGGTGCAGTCACCGTCAACAGTACGGAAACCTATCGCGCTGCCTGCCTGGCAGGGTTAGGGATTATCCAGGTTCCTGCCAGTGGCGTCCGGCCACTGTTGAAGAGCGGGCAATTGCAGGAAATACTTCCGCTGTTGCCAGCAAAGCCGATGCCAGTTTCATTGCTCTATCCAAACCGGCGCAACGTACCACGCAGGGTCAGGGTGTTTATGGAG
This region includes:
- a CDS encoding LysR family transcriptional regulator; this encodes MDKIQAMQVFVRVAEMGSFTRAAESLGLPKASVSRQIQTLENQMGTRLLHRTTRQVQLTHDGQVCYERCIELLSMLDDMDSLFQMEPATLSGKLRVDMSVAMATGFILPRLPEFLQQYPGVEIELSSSDRQVDIVGEGFDCVIRAGELKDSGMIVRPLGVHQMINCASPGYLARFGIPVQSEELSQHAMVHYSQHLGQPSPGFEYFDGKQNHYYPVGGAVTVNSTETYRAACLAGLGIIQVPASGVRPLLKSGQLQEILPLLPAKPMPVSLLYPNRRNVPRRVRVFMEWLSRTVADYLQP